One part of the Bacteroidia bacterium genome encodes these proteins:
- a CDS encoding serine hydrolase domain-containing protein, whose protein sequence is MKYIITTIACLFVSIIGLGQNTQFSKLDKFFTTLEENDRYFGSVAVSRGGEIIYTKAIGYADLEKKIPNTSETKFRIGSISKTFTATLIMKAVEMGKIDLDDTIEKYFPRIKNADKISIRHLLNHRSGINTFTDKSFFSWHLEPITKAALLDTIVSKGIGFEADAKHVYSNSNYVLLSFLLERTFDKSYSDILEQYIIEPLALENTTYGGKINSSKGEARSYRMKDAWTLSSEEDMSIPQGAGGIISTPTDLCRFAKALFNGKLISAQSLAQMKPLTDASYGFGIEETKIDEMTGWGHTGAIDAYSSSLTYFEESDVSIALICNGSNYGSHDVAIAVLREVFDKPYELPSFDFIELSSEDLDQYVGTYESDKLPMDLTVSKEGNTLSLGIPGQASDVLKAEGDHKFSILKYGVKIKFIPEEKMMHFEQQGMAFELSMKQATQAASSPKPSKVDLDQYLGTYTSDQLPLDITFRKEAGQLIAQGTGQPSFPLTAEGDHVFSNEEIGLLITFIPAEKKMRFAQAGAEFEMKLAE, encoded by the coding sequence ATGAAATATATTATCACAACTATCGCATGCCTTTTTGTCTCTATAATTGGATTAGGACAAAACACTCAATTTTCCAAACTGGATAAATTCTTTACCACACTAGAAGAGAATGACCGATATTTTGGAAGTGTCGCTGTTTCTCGGGGGGGCGAAATCATTTATACGAAAGCAATCGGATATGCCGATTTAGAAAAAAAGATCCCTAACACAAGCGAAACCAAATTCAGAATTGGATCCATCAGCAAAACATTCACTGCCACACTTATTATGAAAGCGGTAGAAATGGGGAAAATTGATTTAGATGATACCATTGAGAAGTATTTCCCCAGAATCAAAAATGCTGACAAAATCTCCATTCGCCACCTACTCAATCATCGTAGCGGGATAAACACATTTACAGACAAGAGTTTTTTCTCATGGCACTTAGAACCTATAACGAAAGCTGCTCTGCTAGATACCATTGTTAGTAAGGGTATTGGCTTCGAAGCAGATGCTAAGCATGTCTACAGCAATTCAAACTATGTATTATTAAGCTTCCTGCTGGAAAGGACCTTTGATAAATCCTACTCAGACATCCTTGAGCAATACATCATAGAGCCTTTAGCTTTGGAAAATACCACTTATGGAGGGAAAATCAATTCTTCGAAAGGTGAAGCGCGTTCATATCGGATGAAGGATGCATGGACCTTAAGTTCCGAAGAAGATATGTCCATTCCTCAAGGAGCAGGAGGCATTATTTCAACACCTACAGATTTGTGTCGCTTTGCAAAAGCTCTATTTAATGGCAAGCTGATTTCCGCCCAAAGTTTAGCACAAATGAAACCTCTAACGGATGCTTCCTATGGATTTGGTATTGAAGAAACAAAGATTGATGAAATGACAGGATGGGGGCACACTGGCGCTATCGACGCATATAGTTCAAGTTTGACTTACTTTGAAGAAAGTGATGTCTCCATAGCCCTTATCTGCAACGGCTCCAACTACGGAAGTCATGATGTCGCAATAGCGGTCTTGAGAGAAGTTTTTGACAAGCCTTATGAATTGCCATCCTTCGATTTTATCGAATTGAGCAGTGAGGATTTAGACCAGTACGTGGGAACCTATGAGTCCGATAAGCTCCCCATGGATTTGACCGTCAGCAAGGAGGGAAATACCCTTTCCCTGGGGATTCCCGGACAAGCCTCAGATGTCCTCAAGGCGGAAGGAGATCACAAATTTTCCATTTTGAAATACGGGGTCAAAATCAAATTCATTCCCGAGGAAAAAATGATGCACTTTGAGCAACAAGGAATGGCCTTTGAGTTGAGTATGAAACAAGCTACTCAAGCAGCTAGCTCTCCTAAACCCTCGAAGGTCGATCTCGATCAATATTTGGGAACCTATACCTCCGATCAATTACCGCTGGACATAACCTTTCGCAAAGAGGCAGGCCAACTTATCGCTCAGGGCACCGGTCAACCTTCTTTTCCCCTTACAGCTGAAGGAGATCATGTATTCTCAAATGAGGAAATTGGCTTATTGATCACCTTCATTCCTGCGGAGAAAAAAATGCGCTTTGCGCAAGCAGGAGCTGAGTTTGAGATGAAGTTGGCGGAATGA